The Rhodoferax ferrireducens T118 DNA segment GTCATGTGGATTACCACAACCTGACCGGGGGGCTGGTAGCCTTGCACGTTGGCATCAAATGTTGATGTAAAGAATTTTTTGGAGACCTTATGAAATTGTGGACTTGGGTTTTGGCGGCATTGATGCTTTTGGCAGGTTTTAACGCCGAGGCAGCGCGCCTTGGCGGCGGCCGTTCTTTTGGCAAACAGTCGAGCAACGTGACGCAGCGTCAGGCCGCGCCCATGCCTCCGGCTGCGGCACCCGCCGCAGCACCGGCGGGCGTTGCGCCCAAGCGGCCTTGGGGTGCCATGCTGGGCGGTTTGGCCGCCGGTCTGGGCCTGGCCTGGTTGGCCAATTCCCTGGGCATGGGCGGGGCCTTTGGCCAGATCTTGATGTTTGCCTTGCTGGCGATGGTGATCATGATGGCGGTGGCCTGGTTCAAGCGGTCTCGCTCAGGCGCGCAATCGCAGGACACGGCCAAGTCGCCGTTTGCTTTTCAAGGCGCAGCACCCGCAACCGCAGCGCAGTTGCCTGCCAGCTACCGGCCGGAAAACGTGGGGAACGACGCCTCCGCCCGTCCCTGGGAGCGCAACAGCACGGCGTTTGAGGCCCTGAAAACAACGCCTGCCGTGGCCGGCTCGATGATTGGCTCTGGCCTGGCGGGTTCGCAAAGTTGGGGTGTTCCTGACGGCTTTGACGCGGAGGGTTTCCTCACGTCGGCGAAAGCGAATTTTGTGTCGCTGCAGGCGGCTTGGGACAAGTCAGACATCAACGCCTTGCGCGTCATGATGACCGATACGATGCTCAAGGAGATTCAAGCGCAACTCGCTGAGCGGGAAGCCCACACCGGTGGCCCGGTCAATCTCACGGATGTTGTCATGATCGAAGCGCAGCTTCTGGGCATTGAAGATACCGGTGACGACTACATGGCCAGTGTCGAGTTTTCCGGCATGATCCGTGAAGAACCGTCGGCCGGTGCCAGCCCGTTCCGCGAAGTGTGGAACATGACCAAGACCAAGAGCGGCAAGAGCGGTTGGCTGGTGGCAGGGGTGCAGGCACTGCAATAGCTGTCAAGCCGGACAGGGATCCGGGGCCGCAATCACAGTCGGTCGCGAATAACGGTCTGATTTCAGGGAATAATCGGGGGCTATGGCAACACAGTCCCCTTTTTCATGGCTGGAGGGTCTCCTCCAAAATCTTCCACCCCTGCCCAATTTGCAGCCGCCGGAATGGGCGGTTGATGAGGCGCAGCGTCGCATCGTCTTGCTGCTCAATCACATTCTGATGCAGGAAGTTGAGGCGACCAGCCGCCTGGCCAGGCAAAAAGGGCGTGTCGTCCTGATGCAGTGGCGCTCATTTTCTGTCAGGTTGGTTGCTACGCCGGCGGGTTTGCTGGATCGGGCCACGGCGCAAGACAAGCCCGACCTGGTGTTGGCGGTTTCTGAAGAGTCGCCGTTGACACTCGCTCAAAACGTGCTGCGAGGCGACAAACCGGCGGTGCGTATTGAGGGCGATGTGCAACTTGCCGCCGATGTGAATTGGCTGGTCGACCATGTGCGCTGGGACATTGAAGAAGATCTGGCGCGTGTGATCGGCGACGCGCCCGCGCATACCTTGAGTCAAGCTGCCCGCAACATGGCGGCCGCCCTGCGTCAGTTTCTGGGCAATGCCGCGGCGGCCGACTCGACCAAGGCGCCCACATGACGCGTCTGTTTCGTGGCGTCTTCATCGTCTGGATGATGTTGCGCTATGGTCTCGATGAGCTGTTTCTGACCAGCTTTCGCAAGCCCTGGCTGCATGCCTTGGCCCGCATCGTGTCGATCGGGCGAAATCTCGACGCACCCCGGGGGCAACGGATTCGCGAGGCGCTGGAGAGCCTGGGCCCGATTTTTGTGAAGTTTGGGCAGGTGCTGTCGACGCGGCGCGACTTGTTGCCGCTCGATATTGCCGATGAGCTGGCCCGCTTGCAGGATCGGGTGCCACCGTTTGACAGCGATGTGGCCATTGCCTCCATTGAGCGGGCGTTCAATAAAAAAGTCGGCGACATTTTTGTCTCGTTTGAGCGGGTGCCGGTTGCCAGTGCCTCGATTGCCCAGGTCCATTTTGCTGTGCTCAAGGACCGGGACGGTCGCGAACGCGAGGTGGCGGTCAAGGTGTTGCGCCCCGGCATGATGCTGGCGATTGAAAAAGACCTGAGCCTGATGCGCATGATGGCGGGCTGGGTCGACAGCCTCTCCAACGGTGGCAAGCGTCTCAAGCCGCGCGAAGTGGTGGCTGAGTTTGACAAGTACCTGCATGACGAACTTGATCTGATCCGCGAGGCGTCCAGTGCCGCGCAGTTGCGCCGCAATATGTCAGGGCTCAATCTGGTACTGATTCCCGAGATGTTCTGGGACTATTGCACGACCGATGTCATTGTGATGGAGCGTATGCATGGGGTGCCGGTCAGCCAGGTGGATCGCCTGAAGGCCGCGGGGGTTGATATCCCGAAGCTGGCGCGTGACGGGGTGACGATTTTCTTCACGCAGGTGTTTCGTGACGGCTTTTTTCATGCCGACATGCACCCCGGCAACATCCAGGTCAGTATTGATCCGGCCACCTTTGGCCGCTATATCTCGCTCGATTTCGGCATTGTGGGCACTTTGACGGCGTCTGATAAAGAGTACCTGGCGCAAAATTTCACCGCCTTTTTCCGGCGCGACTACAAGCGGGTCGCCGAGTTGCACATCGAGTCCGGCTGGGTGCCGCCTGCAACCCGGGTCGATGAGCTGGAGTCGGCCATCCGCTCGGTGTGCGAGCCGTACTTTGATCGGCCGTTGAAGGATTTCTCGCTGGGCATTGTGTTGATGCGCCTGTTCCAGACCTCGCGGCGTTTTCATGTCGAAATCCAGCCGCAGCTGGTGTTGCTGCAAAAGACGCTGCTCAACATCGAAGGCCTGGGTCGCCAACTGGACCCTGATCTGGATCTCTGGAGCACGGCCAAACCGTTTCTTGAGAAATGGATGATTGACCAACTGGGGCCGAAAATGCTCATGGACCAGTTGCGCAACGAAGCCCCGCTCTATGCCAAGCTGATCCCTGAACTCCCGCGCCTGCTGGTCGATTTTCTGAAACATGGAAAGTCGGGCCAGAATGGCGGACTCGAAGCCTTGCTGGTGGAGCAAAAACGCACCAACCGTTTGTTGCAGGCGCTCCTTTATGGGGTTCTGGGATTTGTGCTCGGCTTGCTGGTCATGCAGGTGATTGTGCGGGTACGGGTTTTTTAGTCAGCCCGCTTGGTTGCATGGCGCTTTATAATGTCGGGCTTTGTTACTTGAAATCCGAGCCGTATTGCCATGCCAATTTATGCCTATAAATGTGAGTCCTGCGGGTTTGCCAAGGACGTGCTGCAAAAGATGTCGGATGCGGTGCTGACCGATTGCCCCTCCTGCGGCGCTTCTGCCTTCAAGAAGCAACTGACCGCGGCGGGCTTCCAGCTCAAAGGTTCTGGCTGGTACGCCACCGATTTCAAGGGCGGCGCCTCGGCTGCATCCACTGCAACGGCTCCGGCCGCCGACAGCGCCGGCGCTGTGGCAACTGCGACAGAGGGCGCCAAGCCAAGCGAGAGTTCCACGACAAAACCAGTTGCAACGCCGCCGGCAGCCGGTGGCTGCGGTGGCGCCTGCGCCTGCCATTAACGTTGCCCCACCCAAGCGCTGGAAATCTCGTGCCCATCAAGAAGTACCTGCTCACTGGTTTACTGGTCTGGTTGCCATTGGCCATCACCATTTGGGTGCTGTTGTGGCTGGTCGGGCTGCTCGATGCCATTTTTGGCGGTTTATTGACGGGACTGGTCGCGTTGACCCCCAACTCGGCGGGCACCCTGATTGAGCCGCTGCGCCATATTCCCGGGCTTGGCGTGGTGCTGGTTTTTAGCGCCTTGCTGGTAACGGGCGCACTGGTCTCCAATGTGGCAGGCCGCTGGTGGCTGGCGCAATGGGACCGGTTGTTTGCCCATATCCCGGTTTTCAAGTCGATCTACAACAGCGTCAAGAAAGTGTCGGACACGCTTTTTTCCAGCAATGGCAATGCGTTTCGCAAGGCCATGCTGGTCCAGTATCCGCGCGCCGGTGTCTGGACTGTTGCGTTCCAGACCGGCACTCCCGGCGGCGAGGTGGCTCACCACCTCGGGGCTGATTTTGTGAGTGTTTATGTTCCGACGACGCCGAACCCGACCAGTGGGTTTTTTCTGCTGCTGCCGCGCTCCGAAGTGATTGAATTGCGCATGAGTGTGGATGAGGCACTGACCTATGTCATTTCCATGGGTTCAGTGGCACCAGCGGTCGCAATTGAGCTTGCGCCCAAGCAAGTTTCGCCTTAATTTTTGATAACCTGTGCCGCCTCGCGAGGCGGGCTCTGAAAGCTGTTTATGGCCATGCGCTCTCATTATTGCGGTCTTGTCACCGACACCCTGTTGGGTCAAACCGTCACCCTGTGTGGTTGGGTTAATCGTCGCCGCGACCACGGGGGCGTGATTTTTGTCGATATCCGGGATCGCGAAGGTTACGTGCAGGTGGTGTGTGACCCGGACCGTGCCGACATGTTCAAGGTGGCCGAGGGTCTTCGCAACGAGTTTTGTATTCAGGTCAAAGGCCTGGTGCGTGCCCGCCCTGAAGGCACGGTCAATGAAGGCCTCAAGAGCGGCAAGATCGAGGTGCTTTGCCATGAGCTGACGGTACTCAACCCGTCGGTCACGCCCCCGTTTCAGCTCGATGATGACAACCTGAGCGAGACCACGCGCCTGACGCACCGGGTGCTGGACTTGCGTCGCCCCTATATGCAAAACAATTTGATGTTGCGCTACCGCGTGGCCATGGAGGTGCGCAAGTTTCTCGATGCCAACGGTTTTGTTGACATTGAAACCCCGATGCTCGGCAAGTCCACCCCAGAGGGTGCGCGCGACTATCTGGTGCCCAGCCGAGTCCATGAGGGCCACTTTTTTGCCTTGCCGCAGAGCCCGCAGTTGTTCAAGCAATTGTTGATGGTGGCGGGTTTCGATCGTTATTACCAGATCACCAAGTGCTTTCGTGATGAGGACTTGCGTGCTGACCGCCAGCCCGAATTCACACAAATTGATATTGAGACCTCGTTTCTGAGTGAACAGGATATTCGTGACCTGTTCCAGGAAATGATCACGACCGTTTTCAAGACCACCTTGAATGTTGACTTGGGCGAATTCCCGGTGATGGCGTATTCCGAGGCCATGCATCGTTATGGCTCGGACAAGCCCGACCTGCGCGTCAAGCTCGAATTCACCGAGCTGACCGATGTGATGACCGACGTGGACTTCAAGGTGTTCTCGGGTGCCGCGACCATGAAGGGCGGTCGTGTGGTGGGCCTGCGCATTCCGGGCGGCGCGCGTGAAGTCGGCGGCTTGAGCCGTGGCGAGATTGATGCCTACGCTGAGTTTGTCAAAATCTACGGGGCCAAAGGGCTGGCGTACATCAAGGTCAACGAGTTGGCCAAGGGCCCGGGCGACAAGGCCCTTCGGTGGCCGGGCCTGCAGTCGCCCATCGTCAAGAATATTCACGACAAAGCCATTGCCGAAGTGCTGGCCCGCACCGGTGCGCAAGATGGAGACCTGATTTTCTTTGGCGCTGACAAAGCCAAGATTGTCAACGACGCCATCGGCGCTTTGCGCATCAAGATTGGTCACAGCGAGTTTGGCAAGAAGAATGCTTTGTTCGAGAAGTCCTGGCGCCCGATGTGGGTGGTTGACTTTCCGATGTTTGAGTTTGATGAAGAGGCGCAGCGCTACACCGCAGTGCATCACCCCTTCACGGCGCCCAAGGAAGGGCATGAAGACTGGATGGTCACAGCCCCCGAGAAGTGCATCTCGCAGGGTTATGACATGGTGCTCAACGGCTGGGAGATGGGCGGCGGCTCGGTGCGTATCCACCGCGCCGATGTGCAGCAAAAAGTGTTTGATGCCTTGAAAATCTCGCCGGAAGAAGCGCAAGACAAATTTGGTTTCTTGCTGGATGCCTTGCAATATGGTGCGCCACCGCATGGCGGCCTGGCTTTTGGTCTGGACCGCATCATTACGTTGATGACCGGTGCCGAGTCAATTCGCGACGTCATCGCCTTCCCCAAAACCCAGCGTGCGCAGTGTCTGCTGACGCAAGCGCCGTCACCGGTGGACGAGAAACAGTTGCGCGAACTGCACATCCGGCTGCGCACGCCTGAGCCCATAAAAGCGGCTTGATCAAGCCCTGGACGGCGGGCTTCAGGCAGAATGAAAGGGCGCTTGAATGGCGCCCGTTTTTTTATGCCTAAAGTCTACAAGATTCCCCAATCCGTCCTGGTTGTGATTTACACACCGGCGCTCGATGTGCTGCTGATCAAAAGAGCCGACGCTGCGGATTTCTGGCAGTCGGTCACCGGCAGCAAAGACACGCTCGATGAGACCTTTGAGCAAACAGCGGTGCGTGAAGTCCTGGAGGAAACCGGCATTGAGTGCGCCCCCGGTACGCCACTGGCCGCTCATTTGCGCGACTGGCGACTTGAGAACGTCTATGACATTTATCCTCGTTGGCGGCATCGTTACGAGCCCGGTGTGACACGCAACACCGAGCATTTGTTTGGCTTGCAGGTGCCCGCCGCAACCCCGGTGCGCCTGAGCCCGCGCGAACATACGAGCTACCTGTGGCTTCCCTATCTTGAAGCGGCGGCCGCGTGTTTTTCACCTTCCAACGCGGAAGCGTGTTTGATGCTGCCCAGGATGGCGGCTGCAAAGGCGTCAATATGAATATTGTGCGAGTCGCCACCTACAACATTCACAAAGGTGTGCAGGGTATTGGTCCGCAGCGACGGCTGGAAATACACAACCTCGGCCATGCGGTCGAGCAGTTGGATTCAGACATTGTGTGCTTGCAGGAGGTGAGGCTTTTGAATCGGCGCGAGGCGCAGCATTTCACGCGCTGGCCCGAGTTGTCGCAAGCTGAATTCCTGGCGCCGGAAGGCTACGAGGCGGTTTATCACACCAATGCGTTTACCCGGCATGGCGAGCACGGCAACGCCATGCTGTCGCGCTGGCCGGTGGTGGCTTACCAGCAGGAGGACATTTCCGATCACCGTTTTGAACAGCGTGGTTTGCTGCATGTCGAGGTGCTGGTGCATGGCCGAGCCGTGCATGTGGTGGTGGTGCACCTGGGTCTGATCAAG contains these protein-coding regions:
- a CDS encoding Tim44 domain-containing protein; protein product: MKLWTWVLAALMLLAGFNAEAARLGGGRSFGKQSSNVTQRQAAPMPPAAAPAAAPAGVAPKRPWGAMLGGLAAGLGLAWLANSLGMGGAFGQILMFALLAMVIMMAVAWFKRSRSGAQSQDTAKSPFAFQGAAPATAAQLPASYRPENVGNDASARPWERNSTAFEALKTTPAVAGSMIGSGLAGSQSWGVPDGFDAEGFLTSAKANFVSLQAAWDKSDINALRVMMTDTMLKEIQAQLAEREAHTGGPVNLTDVVMIEAQLLGIEDTGDDYMASVEFSGMIREEPSAGASPFREVWNMTKTKSGKSGWLVAGVQALQ
- the ubiB gene encoding ubiquinone biosynthesis regulatory protein kinase UbiB, with product MTRLFRGVFIVWMMLRYGLDELFLTSFRKPWLHALARIVSIGRNLDAPRGQRIREALESLGPIFVKFGQVLSTRRDLLPLDIADELARLQDRVPPFDSDVAIASIERAFNKKVGDIFVSFERVPVASASIAQVHFAVLKDRDGREREVAVKVLRPGMMLAIEKDLSLMRMMAGWVDSLSNGGKRLKPREVVAEFDKYLHDELDLIREASSAAQLRRNMSGLNLVLIPEMFWDYCTTDVIVMERMHGVPVSQVDRLKAAGVDIPKLARDGVTIFFTQVFRDGFFHADMHPGNIQVSIDPATFGRYISLDFGIVGTLTASDKEYLAQNFTAFFRRDYKRVAELHIESGWVPPATRVDELESAIRSVCEPYFDRPLKDFSLGIVLMRLFQTSRRFHVEIQPQLVLLQKTLLNIEGLGRQLDPDLDLWSTAKPFLEKWMIDQLGPKMLMDQLRNEAPLYAKLIPELPRLLVDFLKHGKSGQNGGLEALLVEQKRTNRLLQALLYGVLGFVLGLLVMQVIVRVRVF
- a CDS encoding FmdB family zinc ribbon protein translates to MPIYAYKCESCGFAKDVLQKMSDAVLTDCPSCGASAFKKQLTAAGFQLKGSGWYATDFKGGASAASTATAPAADSAGAVATATEGAKPSESSTTKPVATPPAAGGCGGACACH
- a CDS encoding DUF502 domain-containing protein, whose product is MKKYLLTGLLVWLPLAITIWVLLWLVGLLDAIFGGLLTGLVALTPNSAGTLIEPLRHIPGLGVVLVFSALLVTGALVSNVAGRWWLAQWDRLFAHIPVFKSIYNSVKKVSDTLFSSNGNAFRKAMLVQYPRAGVWTVAFQTGTPGGEVAHHLGADFVSVYVPTTPNPTSGFFLLLPRSEVIELRMSVDEALTYVISMGSVAPAVAIELAPKQVSP
- the aspS gene encoding aspartate--tRNA ligase, producing the protein MAMRSHYCGLVTDTLLGQTVTLCGWVNRRRDHGGVIFVDIRDREGYVQVVCDPDRADMFKVAEGLRNEFCIQVKGLVRARPEGTVNEGLKSGKIEVLCHELTVLNPSVTPPFQLDDDNLSETTRLTHRVLDLRRPYMQNNLMLRYRVAMEVRKFLDANGFVDIETPMLGKSTPEGARDYLVPSRVHEGHFFALPQSPQLFKQLLMVAGFDRYYQITKCFRDEDLRADRQPEFTQIDIETSFLSEQDIRDLFQEMITTVFKTTLNVDLGEFPVMAYSEAMHRYGSDKPDLRVKLEFTELTDVMTDVDFKVFSGAATMKGGRVVGLRIPGGAREVGGLSRGEIDAYAEFVKIYGAKGLAYIKVNELAKGPGDKALRWPGLQSPIVKNIHDKAIAEVLARTGAQDGDLIFFGADKAKIVNDAIGALRIKIGHSEFGKKNALFEKSWRPMWVVDFPMFEFDEEAQRYTAVHHPFTAPKEGHEDWMVTAPEKCISQGYDMVLNGWEMGGGSVRIHRADVQQKVFDALKISPEEAQDKFGFLLDALQYGAPPHGGLAFGLDRIITLMTGAESIRDVIAFPKTQRAQCLLTQAPSPVDEKQLRELHIRLRTPEPIKAA
- the nudB gene encoding dihydroneopterin triphosphate diphosphatase — its product is MPKVYKIPQSVLVVIYTPALDVLLIKRADAADFWQSVTGSKDTLDETFEQTAVREVLEETGIECAPGTPLAAHLRDWRLENVYDIYPRWRHRYEPGVTRNTEHLFGLQVPAATPVRLSPREHTSYLWLPYLEAAAACFSPSNAEACLMLPRMAAAKASI
- a CDS encoding endonuclease/exonuclease/phosphatase family protein is translated as MNIVRVATYNIHKGVQGIGPQRRLEIHNLGHAVEQLDSDIVCLQEVRLLNRREAQHFTRWPELSQAEFLAPEGYEAVYHTNAFTRHGEHGNAMLSRWPVVAYQQEDISDHRFEQRGLLHVEVLVHGRAVHVVVVHLGLIKASRARQIAQLQRFVAREVPPMAPLLVAGDFNDWGSLVQRALDATNLKTFTGARHPTYPARLPLVQLDYVYARGLVPLGVQVPQGRIWSRMSDHLPLIAEFGLPEIEPSPDRS